One region of Thermoleophilia bacterium genomic DNA includes:
- a CDS encoding glycyl-radical enzyme activating protein, with the protein MTTTKGMVFNIQRYSIDDGPGIRTTVFLKGCPLTCLWCSNPESQERAPQLLHRRSLCKQCYRCVGACPEGAISVGPEGIVIDRDICKACGTCVEACPHDALRISGKEMSVEEVMAVVKRDADFYRDSGGGVTISGGEALMQPEFALELLKACKEAGFHTCLDTSGQGSLEALRKLIPYVDLFYYDIKHIDPDIHYQYTGCTNKQILRNFIEVASSKVPLVVRIPVIPGFNDNLRDIGQIAELVATEAPHASVHLLPYHRYGQQKYAQLGREYPMPDVEPPSQEFLDAACAAVKSRGLHCDVAK; encoded by the coding sequence GTGACCACAACGAAGGGCATGGTTTTTAATATTCAACGCTACAGCATCGACGACGGACCCGGCATTAGGACCACAGTGTTTCTTAAAGGGTGCCCTCTTACCTGCTTGTGGTGCTCCAATCCTGAATCTCAAGAGAGGGCTCCGCAGCTCTTGCATAGGAGAAGCCTTTGCAAGCAGTGCTATCGCTGCGTGGGTGCCTGTCCCGAGGGAGCTATCTCCGTAGGCCCCGAGGGCATTGTGATAGACCGCGACATCTGCAAAGCGTGCGGCACGTGCGTAGAAGCCTGCCCGCATGATGCACTTCGCATTTCAGGCAAGGAAATGAGCGTCGAAGAAGTTATGGCGGTGGTAAAGCGCGATGCCGACTTCTATCGCGACTCAGGCGGGGGCGTTACCATTTCCGGCGGCGAAGCCCTCATGCAACCTGAGTTTGCCTTGGAACTACTTAAAGCCTGTAAGGAGGCTGGCTTTCACACCTGCCTTGACACATCTGGACAGGGAAGTCTTGAAGCTTTGCGGAAGCTTATTCCGTACGTAGACCTGTTCTACTACGACATTAAGCATATTGACCCCGACATTCATTACCAGTATACGGGGTGCACAAACAAGCAGATCTTGCGCAATTTCATTGAAGTAGCTTCCAGCAAGGTCCCGCTTGTAGTCCGCATACCAGTGATTCCAGGCTTCAATGACAACCTGCGCGACATTGGCCAGATAGCCGAACTAGTGGCCACTGAAGCCCCGCACGCGTCAGTCCATCTCTTGCCCTATCACCGCTATGGCCAACAAAAATACGCCCAGTTGGGGCGAGAGTACCCCATGCCTGACGTGGAGCCACCATCGCAAGAATTTCTTGACGCAGCGTGTGCTGCGGTCAAGTCGCGCGGGCTTCACTGCGATGTAGCCAAATAG
- a CDS encoding trypsin-like peptidase domain-containing protein, producing the protein MSHRNVSRSGVLGALAARLFRRRLYWRVLELVVAFALVGVAALGLTGCTVQIGTQSEETASTTTSTIAVESPSTTTTSEAVAPITPTTGRPNVVPSGQGMASPAVQVARILGPSVVNIRVRSTYLRGPWQQDFQAEGSGVIYTSDGIIITNNHVVTDNYGDPVDEVIVTLATGETLPASIIGRDPVTDLAVIRVKPKFSLPAATFVTDPPTVGEYAIAIGSPLGYENSVTLGIVSGLDRSIEGVYGPEAAALTGLIQTDAPISPGNSGGALANASGQVIGINVAYEAPQTGAVSIGFAIPSAVVVKVADEIIKTGKATHAYLGVSTVTVTEQLQRQFRLSRSSGILVAEVTQNGPADKAGIKQGDIIIKIDDQEMKESSDLLMAVRDRKPGEQVKVTLDRDGREMVVTVTLEERPQGL; encoded by the coding sequence ATGAGTCATCGGAATGTTTCGCGTTCGGGCGTCCTTGGGGCGCTTGCGGCGCGTCTTTTTAGACGCCGGTTGTATTGGAGAGTGCTTGAGTTGGTTGTCGCCTTCGCTCTCGTCGGGGTGGCAGCTCTTGGACTCACCGGCTGCACGGTACAAATTGGAACCCAAAGCGAGGAAACAGCAAGTACGACTACTAGTACCATCGCGGTCGAGTCGCCGAGCACTACTACCACAAGCGAGGCGGTGGCTCCGATAACTCCCACCACGGGGCGACCAAACGTGGTCCCAAGTGGGCAGGGCATGGCCAGCCCGGCTGTACAGGTGGCGCGGATACTAGGGCCGAGCGTGGTGAATATTCGGGTACGATCAACCTACCTCAGAGGCCCGTGGCAGCAGGATTTCCAGGCCGAGGGTTCAGGGGTTATCTACACTTCCGACGGCATCATCATCACCAACAACCACGTTGTGACTGACAATTATGGCGACCCTGTGGACGAGGTCATCGTCACTTTAGCCACAGGGGAGACTTTGCCGGCGAGTATTATCGGTAGGGACCCGGTTACGGATCTAGCGGTCATCAGAGTAAAGCCGAAGTTTTCTCTCCCTGCGGCTACTTTCGTTACTGACCCTCCGACAGTCGGAGAGTACGCGATAGCCATTGGGAGCCCGCTGGGCTATGAGAACTCAGTGACCCTAGGAATCGTTTCCGGACTGGACCGGAGCATTGAAGGTGTGTATGGGCCGGAAGCCGCCGCTCTCACGGGTCTCATCCAAACGGACGCACCTATTAGCCCGGGTAACTCGGGTGGCGCGCTGGCCAACGCCAGCGGCCAGGTGATCGGCATCAACGTGGCCTATGAGGCCCCTCAAACAGGAGCTGTGAGCATCGGTTTTGCCATTCCCTCGGCAGTAGTGGTCAAGGTCGCAGACGAAATTATTAAGACCGGAAAAGCTACTCATGCGTACTTGGGCGTAAGTACAGTAACTGTCACTGAGCAGCTTCAGCGGCAGTTCAGGTTGTCCCGGTCGAGCGGCATTCTCGTGGCCGAAGTCACCCAGAATGGACCTGCTGACAAAGCGGGCATCAAGCAGGGTGACATCATCATCAAGATTGACGACCAGGAGATGAAGGAGTCCAGTGATCTTCTAATGGCCGTGCGAGACCGTAAACCCGGAGAGCAAGTCAAAGTCACTCTAGACCGCGACGGCCGGGAAATGGTGGTCACGGTGACCCTAGAGGAGCGCCCGCAGGGGCTGTAA
- a CDS encoding acylphosphatase, which translates to MNDKIVRVHVFVEGLVQGVSFRYYTQRQATELGISGWVRNLPDGRVEAVYEGPREAVEEMLAWTRIGPPWARVTNVEIFDETPRGERGFAILR; encoded by the coding sequence ATGAACGACAAGATCGTGCGTGTGCATGTTTTTGTGGAAGGATTAGTACAAGGAGTCTCCTTCCGCTACTACACTCAAAGACAAGCAACCGAACTGGGTATTTCCGGATGGGTTCGCAACCTACCCGACGGGCGAGTTGAAGCCGTCTACGAAGGTCCACGCGAAGCAGTGGAAGAAATGCTCGCCTGGACCAGAATCGGCCCTCCGTGGGCCCGGGTGACCAACGTGGAGATCTTCGACGAAACGCCTCGCGGGGAGCGCGGCTTCGCCATACTTAGGTGA